CTGGTGATACTGAAAACGTTTGGTGAGGGCTCTTGATGTCCGTTCGGAAACACGAGTGTCTTTAGTTGGACACACGCTTGAAGATTTCTGCTGATCAGAATCTGTGCAGGGGTAATCACACTGTAGTCATCAGGGTCTGCACCAAGGTAAGTAAGAGGACGACTGTTCAACTGCACTTCAATTTCCggcaaaatagtagttaactgctCGGCATTTAACATTGCCTTGGCAAATAGTTTCTTCAGTGGCGTCTTGAGACTCTTTCTCTACAAAGAACTTccattgaatcttcttttcagaCAAAGCACTTTGGGTCTGGTTTGATTCCAATACTCTCCAGCccaaatcaaattaaacataaacactcagctttaagtttatatcgctccaatgcttgacttgaataactacgtagccaccggtgtgtcctgaccacagtatattatgttaaacctggactgaaaccagcgaaaaatgaaagaaaaatatatcttCCAAACCGtatctgaacacgaaaagcatcgactgtcgagagctttgctgacgtagcatggctgtgtggccgcgtcgagccacagaaagagcgcgaaaattaagctttgatcaggtgtgtgtgtgtgtgagtgtctgacctggcttgagccagcgatccaatcaacaaccagttcctggtcagcagtcaacttccaaaaaacagctgacctcgataaggtttaacatgagcccgctatatggtcacgttaTACTgttcagcggataccttgttttgacaggtgtcaattgaccataacattgatgtccaatatcaaagatgtatgctgtaaagtagttacagtgtcaaatggagtattgcgtCCTGGATGAGCAcgaaacttgagcccgtgatatggttacgtgtactggtcacattggcatacatgaaggggcggacggacgtacgtacggacgacgtacgtacgtacggacgttcatgacgtgatggctataaaaccaaattttctcacatcgataggttaccatattttcttaactatggtgctccgcgcgcgcgcgcctccGGCGCGCGCAGAGCTCCGCTACAAAGGACCAGCAAAGTCTAGACGCATGTTAGTGAAAGGTGGTGCAGGCTTAGTTCCGTCTTCAGGCATTGGTGCCATCTGCTGACCAAAGGGCTTTGTTTGGTAATGGCGACACATTAGACAGTTCCTTAGTGTCTTACGGACGGTCGATCGCCCTTTGATCAACCAAACTCTCTGTCGCAAACTGACAAAGTGTGTTCAACTCCAGCATGTAGTTCACGACGGTGGACATCATCAATCAACAACTTAACAACAGGATGGTTAGAAGGCAAGATAATAGGATGCTTCTCCTCTTCTGGTAATAGTGACTTGTGAATTCTTCCTCCAACACGAAGGAAACGACCAGTAGGACACATAAACGGGTTTCAATTGGCCAGGTTGCTGTCTTTCGCTTTACCATGCCGTTTACTTAACGTAATTTATGCAGGAAAACTTGCTTCTTGTACATGAGATATCAACCATTCTGCtgcattttgtttccctaaaccAGTCAAAGGGCTGTCaattctttcctcttttttcagTCTTGAGTTTCTAACGAATCTTCTGATCCAAGCAAGAGTTCTTAGCaagccaggaacccatgacccggaacctacaactctactgtgttcgtgcaacggcgttttcacagaccgatttatttttagattgaatttcccgcgatggagactcccacaggagcccgatgaccaattacaagaaattaagctgacgccATAGGGTcgccgaaccggaactgcctttgttttttgacctacttcgcgggaagggctagtctaaaaataaacctatttgtgaaaacgccgtttcacagacgctgtatggaagttgcacgctccagatgggctcctggcaaGCGAATAAACTGGCTGAACCTTGTGAAGTCAATAAATGGCTCTTTGGGTTGTACAACACATTTGACACTAGCTCTACTCCTCCTCTCTGGGTCAACGATTTCTTTGGAAGGTTTTGACCTTAAATCCTCGGGCCAAATTTTTTCCGATCCTTGCAACCAAGAGGGTCCTTTCCACCACAAATGACTCTCTCTTAACTGACTTGCAGATGAGCCTCGAGTAGGTAGATCAGCTGGGTTCTGCGGTCCTGGACAATACCTCCAAAAAAACTGGGATCCAACGACCACTGAATTTCAGTAACACGAGTAGCAGCAAAGGGTCTCCATTGTGAGGCTGCTCCTCTGATCCAGTGTAAAGTTAAAGAATTGTCTGTCCAACAAACAATGCGGCTAATGGGAGAATCGATTGCACCTTTGACATACGCACAAAGTCTAGCAGTAATTACAGCAGCCATCAACTCTAAGCGCGGAAGGGTAATCTTCCTTACAGGAGCCACTCGGGTCTTGGACATTACAACTGACTGGCGAACAACTTTTAGATGAACTGCTGCGTGGAGCTCCACTTTAGGATTCTGACTTAATGGCAAATCAGCAGCATGTGAAGGAGTTCAAGTTCTGAAAGCTCTTGAACCCACTGATTCCATTTCAATGAGACTTCCATGGGAATTTCCTCATCCCATCCAACACCCTCGGTCCACAAACTTTGAAGAATTAATTTTGACCTCACTGAAAAGGGAGCGATTAGACCAATCGGATCAAATATCTTTGCTACTAAAGACGCCACCTTTCTTTTAGGATACACTGTCTTTTATCTCGACTTAACAATGTCCACATTAATTCCAAAGACAAGGTTGTCTCTTTTTGTATTCCACTTTAATCCTAATGCTTTCGTGATTGGCTGTGCTTCTGCTAGACCACTTTTCAGGTTGACAAGACTAATTGCAGCTCTGTCCCTCTTGGGTATGGCAGCCATAAGCTCAGACGAATTGCTGCACCATTTTGTCAAATTGAAGGGAGCGCTCTGCATAAGCTCAGTAGCACCTTGCTGTAATTTTAGTGTTTCCTGCACATTGTCTCTCCCAGAAGCAAAGTCATTAACATAAGTGTTCCTCAAAATTTCACCCTATGCTACAAGGAGTGTTTCTTTACTCCTTTTAAAATGCTGTTGATTAGTGCCAATGGCAAGAAACAGACTGGAAACAACTCCAAATGTGACCCTTGTCATTCTGTAAATCTTAGGCGTGGCTTTGGGGTCCAAATCTCTCCATAGACACCGGTGTGAATCTGTGTCTTCTTCTATTAACCGAATCTGCAAGAACATCTTCTCTATGTCGACACGCATGATACCAACATAATTCTCTCAAAATTGCAGAAGAATTCCGATCAAATCTGGCTGTAATGCTGGGCCTGGCTCTACGCAGCTGTTCAGAGAGACACCATTGTTATCTTTTGCTGATGCATCAAACACAACTCTTGTCTTGGTTGTCTGCTTGTCTTCCATGACGATCGCATGATGAAGGAGATCGAACACAGGACTCCCATCTGTCGGGGTAATTTCATCACAAGGTACTTCTTCAGCAACACCGTTCTCAACATGCTCGTTAATCGCGTCTCTGTACGACGAAACTTTCATTGGCTCATGGAGCAGCTTCTTTTTTAGATTGTACAACCTATTTTCCGCTTCCCGGTTATTATCTTTCAATGCAATGCGATCTTCCTTCCATGGTAAGGATACTTCATAACGACCATCATTGTACATAGCGTCTCTTTAAAGTTCTTCAAGATCACGTCTTCGACGTGAGTAGTAGAAATTGAACTTTTAGCAGGTCTAACACCAATGGACTCTAAATCCCAGAACTTTTGAAATGTTTCATTCAGTTGTTCCTCAACGTCAATTTGAACATTCAGAGACACAGTGCATTCTTGGTCCTGTCCACCTGTTGGTCACAGAAGACCCAACCCAAAGTTGTGCGAACTGCAAATGGCTCACGGGGAACCCTTCTTACAATTTCTCTTGTCACAAAGGGATAATAGAAATCCAAGCCAATAAGCACATCAATCTCCTGTTCCTCTCTAGGGAATTATTCAGGAAATGCTATGTTACGAAGATAAGACCATCTTGTTGGATGAATATCCACAGCGTCAGCTGGCCGGCATATTACTGGTCTACAGGTGCCACAGTAAATGCAATTCTCTTCCGCAACGTGCTCTTGGTGGCCTCTCTACCAAATCCAGAAACTGCAATTTTGACACTCTTCCCATCAAGACCAAGCTCATCAATTACACTCTGCCGAACTAACGATGTTTGAGAACCAGGATCAAAGAAACATCTCACAACTTTTGAACACCCATTTGATCCTTTGAAAATAGCTGGTACAGTCTGCAGAATCACCTTTCCACTCAGCTCActgcaacaaaatttgcaacaACTGAAGACGACACAGGAGGACCTGACGACGAGGATGGTAATTCAGGGGCCAATTCCACCTTGATTTTTCCCAAGTGAGGACGAGCTGATTCCTGATGCAGGAGACTGTGCTGTCTACTTTGGCAATGCTTGCATGGACGTTTCTGGCACATTTCCGCTCTATGGCCAGATTCAAGGCATCGGAAACACAGGCCGTTAGACGTTGCTTTCCTGAATCTTTCTGTCACAGGCaatggccattttttctttcacagGCAATGGCCATTTTTCCACAACTTCTTTTAGCGGCTTGTCAACTATTAGAAGCACAAGAACAGGTGCCAGAGTTTCAGGATTACACTTTTCACCCATGGACTCAACAGAACGAACGTGACCTACCACTTCATCGTAAAACATACACATGGAGGTTGCATCATCAGAGCTCAAATGTGGCAAATGGATCCAGGATCTTACATGCCCATCAAGTATTAACCTTGTATGCCCGAATCTTTCCTTGAGGATTTCCAAAACTGGCTTATAATTCGCTCGAACCCCTGCAAGCCTTCACCGCTTCAGCAGCCGAACCCTTTAGCGATCTCATTAAATACTCTAATTTTTGGACATCTGCTAATGACGGATTGTCAATTACCGAAACTTTTATCGACTGATAATAGGGTTGCCAAATCAAAACATTTTCGTCAAAGGTTAGTAGATTGATCTTGGGTAGCTTAACTTGCACTTGAGAAGACGACTGGGATACGGGTGGATTGATTCCTACCAACTTCACTCCGGGaacatgtttacttgccaaataACTCGTTATTTCGGCCACACTTTCAATTACACGCGCTTCGTAGTCGTTATGACTCTCACATTCTGCTCGATATCTGCGTCTTCTAACATTGCGCACAAAGTGGCTTGCACTTCCTGCAAATCACTCCACTTTCTTGCGACGTTATCTTTCAACACTTGAACTCGTGCATTATTACCTTGTCTTCAGAAGAACGAAGCTGCtatttgaattttttctttaatcgaACTAGATTGCAGATATAGGACAGCGCCAGTTGATATATTGCTTTAAATTAAACGTCAAAATTAAGATTTTAAACTCGATACGGTAGGTAACGGGTAGCCaatgcaaagaaaataagacgGGTGTAATATGATAGAACCTCGGTGTTGAACATACGAGCCGGGCAGCACCATTTTCGATGCGTTGTAACTTACTTATGTGTACCGCGGGAACTTTATAaagaagactgttacaatagtcTAAGCGGCCAATAACAATGGCGTGAACAAGCGTATGTGTAGCATCGTTGGTGAGGTACTTTCTGATCCGCCTTATATTGTAGATATGAAAAGACGCAGCTTTACATATCTTATTGATGTGTGGTATCATACTCAGGTTCTGATCAAACCATGATCCTAAATTCCTAACTGAAGTTACGGGAGCTATACTGCTCTCACCAACAGTAAGACCATCAACGTTCACTTTCGTCAGTTGCTTTCTGGTGCCTATAATCATAAACTCTGTCCTATTATCATTCAGGCGTAGTTTTTCCTTGATCATCCGCGATCGTATAGCCTGTATGCCTCTATTGCTTCAATTGCGTCGTTTTGCGAACAAGCCAAGTCGGCATTGAATGATAGATACAGCTGAGTATCGCCTGCGTATGCGTACGATTGTGGTAGATAGTTCTTAATAATCTCAAAAAGCTTACTCACATAGATAGTAAATAGCAGCGGACCTAAGcatgatccttgaggaacactACATCGCAAATTGAACTTCTCCGATAAATTTTGGTCAAAAGACACGCGCGGTGATCTATTGAGAAGGTAGGATGCAAACCACTGCAATGCCGATCCCCTGACTCCAAAGCTCGTACTGAGGCGATTCAATAACACTCCATGGTCAACTGTGACGAACGTTGAATCATCGACAAGACACTCCtaactacaatcatggacaaaagtgttgggaaggtagcttcattttacagataaaccccccccccccttttcaatgtggtgacttttcttacctgaagaactccaacattgaatatgggggaggggggccacaagagcatggtatttcccaaatacttcagccaatagttagaaaaatcgaattaggtgtgaagtgagctgatgcccgcaaccttcccaacaacttttgaccacgattgtctgaaaaaggtcgaagcgcaataaatgcgattttatacacatggtttcattcctttaactcgaagaagtggcaaaatattagcatttcgatatgtttcgttcaagttattgctgaaatcaagctcaaataacgtcttcatattttcttgttgataatctcgcaaatagtaacgtgggatgtttacgaaatgaataagaataattcccggtaagctgtaccatatatctatttgctgttgttagatatgcaatatttgccataaatacgcgatagattttgctaggataggtcgtaagtggcttccaaatgttattgaaccctgtgtgtagcctcgaggatcaggttacagtcatatagtcaatgctacacagttctcctcaacagtactcaggggcacccaacgtcaattttcggaaaatatctgttcggaagacgatttgagatctagaattttcgtaacatttgttgtaaaatttattgcttgcctgcctgtcctaggattttcgaacatctaaaattttgtaaaattgcccatttttaacggatttttacttcaaaaaggtcacctagaattttcgggagcctttctTCTGGCTAAATTTTtcgaaaaagtaagttttgatccctaaaaaTCTCGgaccactagactttcagctaggaaatccgaacagatgaaaaatttttaggggataaatatatgcctatatctacagtttaaatactaaaatacgttaaacaatgctatgtttaagtggttttgaactatattctcgttgggtgcccctgagtacTCCAttcattccgaggaaaatgtcgctgtttTGTTCGTCTTGGCTTCAACTGAGCGCTTAgtagtgaccattgtaatccaaactttctttttcataggattgcagactataaagtttggttttaaacactatttacacagtactccatcgaacgaatataaatgagaacttattactcaattaatcttttaagttcccgcaatagaagggagtactgttcaaaatgaaggaatttctttattccaagggacaaattcacaatcagttactttgcagtattaaattatatcattttccattcaagttgtatcaaAACGTACCTTACTGGCCTCGGaaattgccacatacttgtggagtactgtgtggagtactgcgtgaaacaccgttttgtagtcatgtattaacaattatacgtcaataggtcgccattcactctcgctacatcacctgaaggccatctaaaaatgcatttacttaataaaccgggaaaacaatagtacaacaacaaattttcagttccaagcacatggtttacatgtcttggtgaggtttgaattagggaaaaaagaacctttgctatattactaTTTTGGGAGTAACTCAAAGAACAATATGTCGACCATTAACAGGtgacttgtcttctaaatattttgtaactcattgttattgtgtcacggaaaaccactcctcggagtgagcacaaaggtggctttagcaaattccatgttctgtGACTGgggcccaaaaacaacgacaataaagataatccatggaaccgtaattatggagaatagcAACTGCATagcttccgtaaattttgtgttatacgccaaaaactgtttacagttgttttcagacaatcatggacaaaagtgttgggaaggtagcttcattttacagataacccccctcccccttttcaatgttggattttccagggaaaaaaatggtgacttttcttacctgaagaactccaacattgaatatgggggaggggggccacaagagcatggtatttcccaaatacttcagccaatagttagaaaaatcgaattaggtgtgaagtgaactgatgcccgcaaccttcccaacaacttttgaccacgattgtaggtCAAACCAAACCACACGCTTTGGTGAACAGGTCACTTTTAGGGTTTCTTAAAATCATTCTACGCATGAAATTGCTATAAAGAGCTGACTTACATGCCCAGTGTGACgttctgcctttttttttttttcatgctggGCATGAAATTCATTATACCGATTTGAAGCACATGCTGGGCATGAGATCCAAGCTCAACCCCGGTCCCCTTCTTAAACGTGACTCGCAAGATTACGACGGGCTCCTTATGGGTAAGCGGCTAAGATCTCCATCTCTCAGGCATGACGCCCTTTTTTTATGCTATCGATGTTCTTTCTTCAACGTATAAATTCTTGCGTGTTTTTTCACGCCCGCTTAAAATACAGCGTACCACATACGTGGAAAGTGGTATATACATTGCATTTTCACAAGGCATGAAGGAGTAAACTGTTATGTCAACCCCGTTGTTTTTAGAAATATTAGtcaaaatttttgtttccaagccgttccagccaagatgacctCACTAACCCTGGAAAGGTGTAATTTCACAAGTGAAAGTATTTAGTCCTTAATTGTgcgagggcacattgcgatttcATGTTTACCACATAAAGGTTAAAGTTATTGAGGGAAGCTCTGCCTTTCAATGCCACCATAAACGACAAACAACTTAACACGCTTCcattaaattcaataaattgTTTCTGTCATCCGAAATATCACTTAAAATGGGGTGTCTCGAAAAAACTAAGATCCTAAGACTCTAAGACTCCGAAAACTCAAAAAAAGTAACCGAAAACCCTCAATCTGACCGACAATAGGTCTAAAGTTGTTTTTTTGATTTACCTCGAGTTCAAGTCCTTCGTTCGCTACAACTTGTTTTAAAGTGAAAGCTGGGTGACCTGCCATACCTAAGTGAGTAACCACGCTCCACGTGTGGCCGGACAACCTAATTTCCCTttggatgtacatgtacatattggCCCTTTGACACTCTAGGCCTAAAGAACAacttttaggcctagggttagccaaattgagggttttgggttccTTTTTGCGTGTTTTCGGGGtcttagggtcttcgttttcgagacaTCCCTTTGTTAAAATGTATTGTGTATGTGGGCAAAAAGCGGTTTAATCGGACTGTCAGAATATGAAAGAAGATTCTCTTataacttcgcttgctctggataagcaattGTTAAACCagtcaggatcaagtaatcatttgattaccaaaagtgccctcgttattagaaaaaaaaggccttccgtctcagccaatttgGTCCAGTATGTGATAAGGACAAAGATTAGAAGAGCGCACATGATAACTCAGCTATACGTTGCGTCTGGTCTCTggatttgttttgcataaacagAAATAAATATGCAGACCTGTGAAAGGTCACTGCCGTCATCTTGTCTCGATTCTGTTGAGTTTCATTCTAGAGTGGCTATAAAAGAGCTTTGAATTTACTGGTGGATTGATATATGGCTGGTTCTCGCTCGCGCGAAAATTTCTGTCGAGCCCACagatttttctgcctttgtggatTCATCGTGTTGTGAAAGTATTAACTAATTTGCACAAGTGGGTTGAAATTTGATATGGGATCAgttttcataaagatgacagAAATTCGTACGTAAAATGAAGTTCATTTGGGAAGTCAACATTTCTTTAAgcttatgtaaaaaaaatagcaaacatGTGTTTGCTTCAATAAAAATTTTAGCtgtaaaaaggtttttgtgagatttttctgccTTTACCGATTTATCTTGTTGTGTAAATATTAAGTATtttgcaaatttgcatacgtgagTTGAAACGGATACTCAGAGAGCTGCGTACGCCACACAAAATAACCCCAGAATCGTAGCGAAGACTCTTGTAATGAATCTTTAAggtatatttaattcatttcctggtgaatgatctcttcacaattttccatacgaattaccACTTCACTCGACCGTTTCAGGCCTTATGCAcggttgaaatctaaaactcaatACTCAACTTGACACTCGAAGCGATCCGACGATCGATGAAAACTCAGACTAAGTCCTTCTTTTATACGTGACTTTCTTCCCGCCATACATAATGTAtgcttatttatgtcaaatctatttttaacacACTCCCCTCCTTGATTGACAAGGgtcaatcaacaattaacgaCTGCAGTTCGTAGCGacataaacagaaaaaaaagagagggttcatcattgtttattttgcaatCCTTAATGTTCAGCAACGT
Above is a window of Montipora capricornis isolate CH-2021 chromosome 6, ASM3666992v2, whole genome shotgun sequence DNA encoding:
- the LOC138053461 gene encoding uncharacterized protein; its protein translation is MYNDGRYEVSLPWKEDRIALKDNNREAENRLYNLKKKLLHEPMKVSSYRDAINEHVENGVAEEVPCDEITPTDGSPVFDLLHHAIVMEDKQTTKTRVVFDASAKDNNGVSLNSCVEPGPALQPDLIGILLQF